The sequence AAACTGATTCAATATATGTCACGTGTGTTTCATGGTATCATACAAGCCCTTTACTTTCTGCACAATTTCCCATCCAAGTAGCATCTAAACTTTCCATCAGCCTCCTTAAATTATGAATCTTAAAAAGGTTACAAATAAgatctcatttttatttaaaaaataaaatcttatgGACTATAAAGACAGGAACTGTTCTATAGTAAATAAgttatatagtatatagtagttataatataaaaacatacattccATGTgcttttaactcttgtacattTCAAACCTCAACAAAAGCTCAGACACTAATAATAACAAGGGATCATCCTGACATCACTGTGGTGGTTTATTAATCaccacatttgtttttaaatgctaTTGAGAGAcatgataaatatttaaatatagtaAACCACAGATAGAATGAACAGTATCTAAATGACAACATGACATTGACACTGCTAAccatcataaaacaaaactgttgtatttacaatacaaaaatatcCCAAATAAAGACAGAGATAACATTATGCCTCACTGAAAAAATCTAACAGGGAATTCAAATCATAATTGTCCAGTATCTCCAGCAGTGAGGACACCTTGGTTTTCACATTCTGGCCTTTGAACTTGAATTTGTCGATGAAGAGGTCTGTGATCATGCCtataggaagaaaaaaatatcaattaccACTAGCCAACAAGCTCTACTTCATGATTCaagacaaataaatgtacagtaataagTAATCCTGTTTTACAATTTTAGAAATTATGAAATAATGACATACAATACAATGATATATTCCTCAATGCTGATTTTCCAAAATGCAACTGAATGCCTACTGAGTCAGTCAGTTAAAAGTGTCTCTGGATGAGTCAGTGAGAACAATGgctgttaaaagtgaaaaaataccACACCATAAAGCCTCTCAAGGTGTGCCGGCTGCTTCTTGTACTCCTCCAGGAGATTAGTGGACTCATCCAAGATGTTGCGATACTCTGGGATGAGAAAATCTGCATTCCCCTCGTGAACCTGAAGCTCCTACAAAGTGGAGAGGAAGTAGAGGCAAGTAAGTGATGAACTTCAGAATTTCTATGAACTAAAGGTGGATTTATGGACAGACAGTATAATGTGAGAGTGATGATTTAGCTCcagggatgttttttttctgtatgacACATCTAACCAACACTTACTTTAAGTGCATCAATAAGCTGAACTTTTCTAGCCAGCAACAACTGGTACTCCAGTTTTGGATGGATCATCTTAAGAGTGTGACTCACAGAGTCATCACTGATATCTGGAAGAttgataaacaaacaaagacgCAAGTGGAGCAAGATTTAATTTACCACAGATCATTCATTGAGAAATCCTATGAGCAGGCattaaaatagaataataacAAATTTAACCTACCATATGAAATGTTCAGATTGATTTTCCGTTTGGTAGCTTCCTTCGAAAGAACATCACTCAGTATGGAAATGGTAGAGATGTTGTCGGACTTGAAGTGACCCTCTCCTTTGCTAAAATTACAAATCAGAAAAGGATGTTTGATTCCAAGTAGATTTCAACATCAATTCCCATTGAAAAGTTCAAATGaactgtgtaaatatttagtattACACTTTTCTAGCAGCATCATACAGAATATGAAATTTTATAACCACTTGTCACCTCCCTGATAATTAGAGATGCACTGACTGTAATTGTCTTGGCCAATACAAATTTCTGATCTTTTTAAAGTCTGACCTGCTGATTCCgattttctttcttcataagaatttaataagaaagaaagattttatttctttctttatatatttcctttctttctaaGAACTATAATTGACAgcttaaataaacatttttgtaacatttctTTAATGGAATACTGAAATTCAATTGTAtgttcattaattatttaaataacttacatttttcttcttgagATTGGGCATGTTCACTAGGGTTTTTTAAGTGTCTGATTAAGTTATAGTTGTTtcaaatgttatcaaaatgttATCAAAGTTGTTCCTCCATGGCCTATTTTGGACAGGTATTACAAATTGCGAGCTGTCTGTCTTCTTCACTCATGCTGAAGAACttccacagctgctgctgctgtgcacGTGACATGAATCTTGGTGCGGCTATGTGCGGAAATTTTGACCGGCAGAAAATTGGACATATGAGACTGATCAGTGCCGGTCACCAGACATGGCTGAACAGCTGAAAACTGGCCTTTTTCCATCAGCGGCTGATTGATCGGTGCATCTCTACTGATAATCTCTTCCATGAATTTATATGCAAACCTAGATCTGTCCTACTGTGTGCCCACATTTACCAGTAGGTGGCTTCAAGCTGCGTGCCGAGGAAAGTGTTGTGGAAATAGAAAGTGATGTTCTCTCCTGCTGGTGTTTTCTCTGGCACCTctggcaaacagaaaaccaccCAAGAGTGAATCTCTGCAAAACTGAACTGTCCAACCAGACTGAGCCTGTTCATGGGCctgtgtgacagacagagagacagaatcAGAGGGACAAATGTCCATTATGCCTCTAAAGAAGTCTGAAACCACATTAACATTTCTGTGGGATTGACATTAATCTGATTTTATGCCTCAAAACAATCCAAACCTTTGCATTTGAGTTTTTGCAAAACACAAGAATAACATTGAAAAACAGCTTCAAGGTAGGAATACATAGCCATTTCAAATCTCAGTctaaattattatcatttaatgTATCTTTACCTGTCTTGGTCTATGCTGTGTGTCCGCTGGTGAAGAGATAAAGGTTTAATCTGGTACTGGCGGACCTGGCAGGTCTTGGGTTGCAGTCTGGGGGTAACATAAGCCTGCAGGGTGCCATACTGTCCCTCAATGGACCTCACCTACAGCATTATAGAGGACACACGTTATTCTTGGTAAAGCGTTGATGTAATAAGTACAAGACACAGCTGAGAACAGTCTATGACATCATGACAACTATAATCCCACAAAGGAAGTCCACTATAGTACACTTATAGTACACACTTATGTCTTTTTTAAACAGTTGCTTAAACACATTGCATAGAGTTAAAGGAATAACACTTTGACTTAACGTAGTAACAGAAATGCCACAATATGCAGAGTTTTGATGCAAGTGTTACCTTGAGCTCAAGTCTGGTAGTGTTGGCCTGACATCTGTACGTGGCCAGGAGGAAGTTCCCATTAGGCTGCTGGAAAAAGTGTCAGTAAGAGTCAGTAGAGCATTAGACAGGTTGTGATTAAGTTGGTATCTACGTTCTGTGTCAACAGTCGACACAGCTCACCTCTGAGTCACATTCACTGAAGCTGACAACGGCGGAGTTCTTATCCACATCCAGCAAGTCTATGGGAACGTCGCTCTGCACAGGAGAAGAGGATCTTTAAGTAACATTTATATCTGGGATTAACAGCATGCCTTCTTCAAGTCTTGCAAGGTCTACTTTCACCAGAGGATGCAACCACAGGGATTTAGTGCTGAGTGTACCTGGAGCAGCAGGTTGTCGATGGCAGTCTGCACCTCTAGGGTGAGGCTGTAGCTGGCATCGTCCTGGCAGAGGGTGAACTTGTCATTGATGCTGAAGACGGGCACAGCAGAGACAGCTGTACTGGACTGAGAGGTCTGCTGGTACTGTTCACGGCCCTGCAGGACTTTGACCTGCAGCTGCTCCAACTCCGCCCTGGAAGAGAAGAATATACTGACCTGAAGAACAGCTTTGTTTTGAAACCATAGTTGAACTATTAGTGCGCAAGAATATTCTCTATAATAAGAGCAAAACTGGTACCTGAGTGCTTCCACTTTGGACTGGGTCTCTTTACTCATCCTGACCTCGTCTCCGGGGCCCGCTTCAGCCTTCTGGGGCTCAGTGGTCAAACCAGTCACCCATCCTGGAAGAGGTAATGACAATATTGCAGAGTATGCTGTACATGTCACATCTCTTTCTACTATTTACTTAATTGCAACTGTTGTGTTTAAGAGACCCATAGTAGATGCTGAACATTTAAAGCAATAATCTTTGAGAATTAGATCAGACAGATAAATGGGAAGTTTGACAGGCAGCACAGACACTTTTTCTTCACTGAGGTAAAATTGCAGACACAGAACTCAGGTTGCACTGTTTggtgaaatattaataatttaaccTGTGTAAGTGGCAGTCAAGACCTCATCATAGGACTCTTTCCCCACACAGCCACCCTGGATGGAGGTCACGCTCTCTGACAACACCTGTAGCAGAGTAAGAAAGGAAACTTTGTCCGTCAGGTTTCAGGGTTGCCATTggtgcacatgtgtgtatgcagaGACTACAAAATCTGATTGATATCATTtgataaactgtaaataaaataaaaataacaaggTGAGATAACCCTCTGCTCTGAACACTAAAATGCTGATCAAAGTCATTCTAGATACTGTTGGCAGTGTGCAAAACTAGGTGAAATGATCACATTGATTTCTACACCAGCACTCCGGTAAGTTCTCACTTGCTGCTCCTACACTGCTCCCCTCTCCTGTCCAagctcctctgctcctctctcatCACCTGCCCTGCTCTGCTCAACTCTGCATTTCAATGAGGAGAACTGACAAAGGAAAGTGAATATATTAAGTGACATTATGCACTGATGGCATGACATGATGATGACAAATCTGACAACAGATTGAAAATGCCAGCTAGCTCAATGTAACAGTTAGCTACCAAAGACAGGAGGCAATCTGTCGCAAACTATCTTGCATTAAAGTTCTAGTATCACTTTGTAAAGTCAAAACATTGTTTAAGCAGAATATCAGAGCAATTTACATTCTGTCATTTAACCTGTCAATTTCTGAGCTATTTTTCTCCCTACCTTTCCACTCTGCCATCTGtgctgtctgactgactgacaagtGACTGAGGTTGCTGATCTGCTAGGCAGCTTTTAAGGAAACCCATTGACAGAGAAGGGAAACTCTGTGAAAGTTCTGACACTCGCAAGTTCTTACATCAACTCATTTAAGGCCATGTTCTCTACAGCTaggaagaaaatgtgttttagtcattgtttgaattattaagaccaagaaaagtgtaaaaatataaacattgttGAAGATGTGTGAAGTTAAGCGTCCCCTGATGACGTAGAAGAGCCTATATTCTGGGGCTGAGCTCTGGACAACCCCAGCCCAATTTAACCACTGCAAGTAAAGGGACATACAGGTTTGTCTTTAAGCAGAGCAGCATGTAAGTACAATTCAAAATAGTTTCAGGATACTGAAATACTGAATTAATGAATTGCATTAAACATTAACAGTTCTGTTTTGATGAGCTGTGCAAAGCAGTAACAACTCACGTGCTCAAAACGTAACATGGGCTCACTCGCGTTGTCGAAACCATAAACCTCGACCGTCCCATCATCCCTGCCCACCACGATGTCATTCAATCCGTCTCCAATGATATCATACGTGTCAATGCAGAGAATTCctgatagaaaacagaaaagtgtgACTATGTTGTGAGGGGTGGATTGAGTGGCCAGAATTGTATGTTTAGACTCAGTTTTGGACACTAAAACTGATGAGGTCGGGGGCAGTAGTGTCTTACAGTAATTTTAACATCGCAAAAAAACCATAAAGACTCTGATGGTGCATCCATTTCCTAAAGTTAATTTTCTATGCTGTGGAAAATGGTTGGTATCAATGTAACAGATTTGTATTAAACAAGCTGGTATATTAAGTACTCTGGTTCCATAAATAACATACCTCCTTTCTTTTTGTCGTTGTCGATCTCCCATTTGGTCGCAGCTGAGCTCTCATCAATCTGAACCAATCCTATTTTTCCATCTGTGGTTCCATAGAGGATTTCCTCtcctgttgaaaaaaaatcattcacacAATTTCAGTTCTATTCTTATTAGTCTTAGTTAGTCTCATGTATTATTCTGCTGGTAAAGTTTTATTAGTGATTTGTGCTAGTTATTGACACTGTGTTTGGTCACGTTCAATGATAAATTTGATGTATACAAAAATAAAGTGTGTtccaataattaaaaaaaaatatgtgctcTAAGAGATACTTGTTTGCATATGAGTGAGGAAATAGTTAACTTGTAAATTATACTAGCTGACTGTAATGTTATCTCTAATGCAGAGAAAGAGCCAACAGCACAAACAGTGGCTTACTCACCTCCATCTTTGTTGTACAGCTCCAAGACAGATGGAGGGCCAGGAACTTCAATGTCATAGGCAAGCTCAGATCCCTATGGAATATTTAAAGAAGAGACAAACAACTTGGAATAAGATGTTTCATTCAATGTGTCTGGAACAACACATATGAGTAAATATGAGCTCAGTCTACCTGCAAGACCCTGAGAACCCGATCTTGGCACGCCAGGACCGGGACGAGGCGAGTCAGGTTCTCTGAGGACaaacatgtgatgtcattgaTTTTGTCTCCAGAGAGGTAGTAGTCTTGGTCCTTGCAGTCACAGTAGTGGTTGTAGATGTAActtgcacacacaaaaaggtcAGCGCCTGAGACATGCCTGGAAAAGAGATCACACAGTTTGACACAAGCCAGCATTTTAGTTTTCGGATTTATCTGAACTATAAAGTCATCAAATTATAAAATGTTCAGTTGACTTTTGATCAAAATGAAGAGAAGTGGTTCCTACATGGCGTTAATGTTCTCAGTGAGGTTGGCTTCAAAGGTGAGAAACTGTTTGCCTTTCTTGGTAAATCCTCGGACCTGAGAACCAGAACAGACAAAGATCTTCTCCTGTGGAGTTCCTGCAGCTCCTCCAAGGTCCATTCTGGCTATTTTCTGTCCTGGAAGTGTTTTAAACACAGGCTGCAACACAAAGTCAAGTTTCTTGATATTAGAAACATATTTGTGTACCATTGGCTGTTCAACAATGGAAGAAACATCTCAACCCAAAGAAGATACTCACCACTGCTTCGCCCTTCTTCATTCCAAAACATGTAACTATACCATCATGATCAGCAATAGCAACCTGAAACAAAGCAATACCAGTCAACTGCCATAAGGCTGTAATATCAAACAGCTATGTAATGAACAAAAAATACTCAAAGTAAGAATGTTACACAATATAATCAGTTTAGATTAGTGTGTAAACTGTGGTGTCGCTTTGACAGATTAACAATACCTTCTGGGTTGCCTTTTTTCCAAGTGCTGGGAGCAGCCTCATAGTTTTCTGGGATGTTACACCAACCTGAGAGGAAAGAGCAGAtggaaaaatattaattataacaaAGCCTGACAGCTTTACGTGAGAGAAATACCCTGAATGTACATTATATAGTAAGCACTAGTATGATACCGTTGTAAATAGTTAAAATTCAATAATCGAAATAAAAGAACAAGCGACCAGCGACTGTACTTGGTATTAACGTTACCTGCATATAGTCAACTCGATTTAGATGGATCTCCATCTTCTTTCTCCAGTGGATGTCTTATCTTAGTAGGAAAAGTATGGTGCAAATCTTCCAGGTATGTTGTCCGTCTATGAAACTGTACCGATAAGAAGTGGCAGTCCACCGTAGACAGTCGTCATTCACAACTTGCAGGCAAAATTTCCATAAGAATGAGTAAACGCTGTTAGTGGGAAAGATAGACTTGGATTATCTAAGCAAGAAGATTAGCTAGAcgtgctaacgttagctagcaagctaatTGGCTAACACGATTTATTCGCACGCCAGCTGGCTGctttgaagaagagaaaagaatcACTAAAAAAATCTACTGAGcgaaataaaaacacaccaagCAAACTACTGTCAGCGCATGTTACCAAAAACTCCCTCTTACACACGAACATTAGGCTCAAACAGTAAATACAACACTTGAAACCCCGATGAAACGCAGCTACCGTTGCCAGTGGCAACGTTGCATCCCGTAACAAGCTGTGACGCCACTGGTGGAGACTGAATGAGAGAAATTGAAGCTGCATCCTGATTGGTTGAATCGCTTAAGTTTTAATAGAAGACTATAAATACAACGTTGATGCATTCATAGATGTGGCAATATTAACATTAGACCTGTTTTCATGAATTTTAAATTggtcttttaatttttttgaaaGCAATGAAATGCATATAAtctaaaaaagaatatttacatctcaatgtttaaaaaaaaaataaatacatttaatcacAGATTAGACctcagtgtttgttctctggtgtgtgtttttatcattacattatttttttgtttgtttttggataCATGTCTTTCTATGGtgctacatttttaaaataaatttaatgatgcagcttcatttttatattatggttacacataaaaaaaaggttaaataaataaatgggaaACACACATGGGTTGACAGCACAGAAACATGAAGTATTTTAGAGTATCCAGACACTTGGATTTCTCAGTTAAGATTTAATGATTTGTTCATAATGATGCTAAAATTAACCATAGTAATTACAAGAACTGACAAACCACATTACtgttctttaatattttattggttAAACTAAgagatcattttatttttgtcttaaaaacGTGGTTTGTCTGTaggcaaataaacacatttaacatgGCAGAAAGAAATCAGAGCATGCGATAAGCGAGAAAACTACAGTAGCAACAAATGAGTGATTGAAGCAAATTCAAAACAGTTATCAAACTGAGAAACAAGGCCAGAATGCATTCGAAAGCAGTACACTTTTCACTTTCTGCATGACATGCATTGTGCAATTATATGACAGCAAAATGTCTGCTACCTTATAACATTCTATAAAATacagcagatgttttgtttctcaATTTTAAACCCATTTTGATATCATACCTACACAGATTTAGCATGTTTTTTTGATTTGATGGCATtgatataatacatttaaagtcAGGCATTTAGACAAATCAGAGCATCAGGTGCTTTgtacataaaaaagaaactagACTAAATATAAACTGCACACAAATCCCATCCTCCGTCCCATCAAACACAAcatgattattaaaaaaatgaaaagttttaatTATGTATAAGcacattttcatttaagttACTAATCTCAGAATGTTAATGTTTCATCATAGAATAAGCaattttcatgaataaataaggacataaaaaggaaagaacAATAACAGCTGATACATACAGAAGACAGCTGATGTCTGCTGTGCTCCATTCAGTGAACGTAACAAAGTGAGGGGTGTCCACTGCTTGAATGAGGTCACATTAAGaagatgggagaaaaaaaaaaatcaccatgaGACTTCAGTGCATTACTGGCTGGTCTTCAGCTGTACTCGAACGTACAGAGAAGCTGGAGCACAGACTATTAAGTTGACATTCAAAAAACAGTTCCTTCTGTTGATGGCATTGTCTGTTCCCCATCAAAGTTTAAGTCACATCCTAAATGGtggtaaaacaaaacataaagaaaacaaacaaaaaaaaaaacttttgtgtGATGTTATCAGACCCCCGTGGGGGCGAGGCGGCTGATGAAGGCGATACTGCTGAGGCACATCCTCCTGAAGAAGGCGGGGCAGGCAGGCTTCATGATGAAGTGCTCCAGAAGAATTCGCAGCTCTGTGAACAGGGTGctgagggttaaaaaaaaaagaaaaaaagattagttTAATTCTCAACTCTCACAGGCCCTGTAAAGTCGAATTACACAGCAACACTTAAGCAGCACTTAGCAGATTAGTAATCAGATTTCTCCTCTACTCCTGACCTTATTTTGAAAGCGTGGCTTACTGATTTCAACTGTATAGTGATAGAAGACGCTGCCCTCTGACTTTTTtttgggagtgtgtgtgtcagagcagaCTGATGGCACAAtgagaagcagacagacagagcagagctcTTCCTCTGCAAAAGTGAATTTCACAAATACGCCAACTTTAAACTGACTTATTTAGACTTCCACAGGATGCTTTGTGTTActttcagttttagtcagactttgGGTGGACTTATTTTCAATATGAGAACACATCACTCTGTGTAATGATCTTTCCTTTTATGCAGACGCTCCATTATGCTTTCTCCGTCCTCAGTCTTTTGTCAAGCACATGTGTACTTGTAAACAGCCAAATAAAAACCAGTTACATGTATACATGGCAGAGACATCTAGCTCAGAAAACCAGGTTTCTCTGATTAATTACCCTgattacatttacatgaaagTAAATAAGAAATCAGTTTACTGGAGAAAACTGAGTGTAAATGCAGTGATTGTTTCTCCAAACCTTTCGCACTTTCACACCCTTTCAGTTTATGTTATTGTCAGTTTAGTTATTTGTTCTACTGAAATTGTTCTTGATGTACTTCAATTGGTTTTTGTTTAATAACTTTTACATCAATTTAGAAAAAAGAGAATGATAATTTGCAATAGTCAAGCCTGATTTCTAATAATCAGTTGTCATCCCTGATTCAATAAATAGTCACTAGTACTTGCTCTCTCTTCATGTGACCAGCTTTAGCGGATTTACTGCAGCATAATGTTACAATCTGTCTCCTCACTCATGCACAACATACTCtgtatttatgtgcatttaGAGGTTTgttgaaatgtcagtttgaGTGAACAAGGTCTGCTGGAAAAGACGTTGAACTGTGAGTGAGCTGTGTGTGCTTGATGTTAGTTTTGACTGACTTTACCATATTTTGTATAGCTATACTTTGTGATAAAACTGTATTAAACAACTTACCGGCAGTACGGGTTTCTTCTGGATGTGTAGCGAAGAGTGAGGAATCGATAGTAAATGAAAGGCAGCAGCAAGCTTCCCTGGCCACTGTTGACAAGATATGAACAactaaaataagtaaaaagcaGCAGAGTCTTGCACTTACAACTTAAActtaaggtgagcacagaaaaacacatttttgactggaggtACACGTTAAGATTTAAAGCAATTGGATTTTTGTGTATCTATAGAAAAACCCCACCCCTTTCTCTTCCATTATAACTTCAGATATGGCGTGATCTTAAAAGTTTTGACCACAAGTGAAAACAGGTTTGGTttgtaaaatatctaaaataacaATTAACAATTGTTCTCCCAGTACATTGTCAATGATACAGGTGCACATATTAGTAGATAATGTAATGACATTCCAGTGcaatagaaaatattttagtAAAGATCAGCAATGTCAGAACCTGAAGAGCATGAAAACAGTGGCTGGCATCAAGAAGATCTCGTTGCAGGCGATGAACTTGAGAATGTTCTGTTGATTGGATGTAAGTTTGTCCAGGAGGTTTCTGATGAACATTAGGCTGCTGGGGCCCATggactgcaaaataaaaaaagatttaaagggTTTAAGTTTGCAGTGAGTTACAGATACATCCCTTTGTCACCCAGAGCAACACACATAGAGGAAATCACATCATCAATCAGCAGCTTTTACTAGATTTTTAGGATGTACTGAGGTCTCTGAGCAGTGACTGGTTGATTGAGTAGATAATTAAAAGACCATTTAGCTGGTGGTAATGCCCCACATGAGTGATAAACAAAGTTCCTCAAATAGCTTTGTGTCATAAATTATTCATAAACAGCAATACAAGTCACAGCAGGTGACTGCTGTCTCTTACTTACATCAAGGACTTTTTTTGTGTAGGTAGTTGCATGAAGCAATGAGAAGAGGAAGACTGGGAAGATGCTCACTGGAGATAAATGTTAAGGATCAccataaaaatacacagtaagccttcaaacatattttaatatggATACTATTGTAGGGCTGCATaattttaaatgatgaaatatgattctatcttttaatgaataaaatcatGTTATTTGGTGACATTTAAACATGCATCCTTATTAACTCTACATACACTGTCTACAGAAAAACATCTCAGCAACAAGTGAAACAAATTTAAGTAACAAATCAACCTGACATTAAAGAGGAAGTGAGTCACTGGCAATTGAagattttgttttaaacaagAAACTTCCACAAACACCTGCAGCATTATGACTGCACCAACATGATAGAGTGGAACATCTTTATTGTTTAAACCTTTTAAATATCGACCTTAACTATGAAATCCTAGTAGGCAATCTTTACAACACAACACCGTGATCGATACAATGAAAACCTCCAAATGAACTGTCTTGTAAATAGTATCTCTGTATGATTTCCCAATTTGAACCAAGTAGATAGTGTTACTGTAGCAACACAATCCATGTATCTTTTCCCTGTATTTGAGGGTGAAAGGATACTTGTGATGGGATAAGAGTTGACCAGGATGAGTGAGTAAAGCAGGTAATGGCAGCTATCCTCCTGAAGAGCCTGGGCAAGGAAAGCTCTGCTCAACTGGAAGCGAGGAAGCCTCTGGTGCAAGCGAAGGGCACTGGTGAGAGCGTTCGCTAACAAAGCCCGCTGGTAGAAGTTAGCTGCTGCATAGGGTCTGAAATAAACAAGCGGTGACAAATATCTATGcggggtggaaaaaaaaaacgcacaaGAGAATGACAGCAGTGCGTTGCTGTCGCTCTTCAATCTAATCAACATGTACAGAATATTGTCTTTTCACAATTTCACTGTGTGTACTCACCCCAAGACTGGTAGAATAAACATTATTGAGCAGTACACAGTGAAGAGCCGTGATA comes from Thunnus maccoyii chromosome 8, fThuMac1.1, whole genome shotgun sequence and encodes:
- the LOC121901926 gene encoding Bardet-Biedl syndrome 7 protein-like isoform X1; translated protein: MEIHLNRVDYMQVGVTSQKTMRLLPALGKKATQKVAIADHDGIVTCFGMKKGEAVPVFKTLPGQKIARMDLGGAAGTPQEKIFVCSGSQVRGFTKKGKQFLTFEANLTENINAMHVSGADLFVCASYIYNHYCDCKDQDYYLSGDKINDITCLSSENLTRLVPVLACQDRVLRVLQGSELAYDIEVPGPPSVLELYNKDGGEEILYGTTDGKIGLVQIDESSAATKWEIDNDKKKGGILCIDTYDIIGDGLNDIVVGRDDGTVEVYGFDNASEPMLRFEHVLSESVTSIQGGCVGKESYDEVLTATYTGWVTGLTTEPQKAEAGPGDEVRMSKETQSKVEALRAELEQLQVKVLQGREQYQQTSQSSTAVSAVPVFSINDKFTLCQDDASYSLTLEVQTAIDNLLLQSDVPIDLLDVDKNSAVVSFSECDSEQPNGNFLLATYRCQANTTRLELKVRSIEGQYGTLQAYVTPRLQPKTCQVRQYQIKPLSLHQRTHSIDQDRPMNRLSLVGQFSFAEIHSWVVFCLPEVPEKTPAGENITFYFHNTFLGTQLEATYCKGEGHFKSDNISTISILSDVLSKEATKRKINLNISYDISDDSVSHTLKMIHPKLEYQLLLARKVQLIDALKELQVHEGNADFLIPEYRNILDESTNLLEEYKKQPAHLERLYGMITDLFIDKFKFKGQNVKTKVSSLLEILDNYDLNSLLDFFSEA
- the LOC121901926 gene encoding Bardet-Biedl syndrome 7 protein-like isoform X2, coding for MEIHLNRVDYMQVGVTSQKTMRLLPALGKKATQKVAIADHDGIVTCFGMKKGEAVPVFKTLPGQKIARMDLGGAAGTPQEKIFVCSGSQVRGFTKKGKQFLTFEANLTENINAMHVSGADLFVCASYIYNHYCDCKDQDYYLSGDKINDITCLSSENLTRLVPVLACQDRVLRVLQGSELAYDIEVPGPPSVLELYNKDGGEEILYGTTDGKIGLVQIDESSAATKWEIDNDKKKGGILCIDTYDIIGDGLNDIVVGRDDGTVEVYGFDNASEPMLRFEHVLSESVTSIQGGCVGKESYDEVLTATYTGWVTGLTTEPQKAEAGPGDEVRMSKETQSKVEALRAELEQLQVKVLQGREQYQQTSQSSTAVSAVPVFSINDKFTLCQDDASYSLTLEVQTAIDNLLLQSDVPIDLLDVDKNSAVVSFSECDSEPNGNFLLATYRCQANTTRLELKVRSIEGQYGTLQAYVTPRLQPKTCQVRQYQIKPLSLHQRTHSIDQDRPMNRLSLVGQFSFAEIHSWVVFCLPEVPEKTPAGENITFYFHNTFLGTQLEATYCKGEGHFKSDNISTISILSDVLSKEATKRKINLNISYDISDDSVSHTLKMIHPKLEYQLLLARKVQLIDALKELQVHEGNADFLIPEYRNILDESTNLLEEYKKQPAHLERLYGMITDLFIDKFKFKGQNVKTKVSSLLEILDNYDLNSLLDFFSEA
- the tmem33 gene encoding transmembrane protein 33, which produces MADTNQQSTPPQLGPVQFLMSNKLETAMWLSRLFTVYCSIMFILPVLGPYAAANFYQRALLANALTSALRLHQRLPRFQLSRAFLAQALQEDSCHYLLYSLILVNSYPITMSIFPVFLFSLLHATTYTKKVLDSMGPSSLMFIRNLLDKLTSNQQNILKFIACNEIFLMPATVFMLFSGQGSLLLPFIYYRFLTLRYTSRRNPYCRTLFTELRILLEHFIMKPACPAFFRRMCLSSIAFISRLAPTGV